In one Myotis daubentonii chromosome 1, mMyoDau2.1, whole genome shotgun sequence genomic region, the following are encoded:
- the LOC132241561 gene encoding LOW QUALITY PROTEIN: ral guanine nucleotide dissociation stimulator-like (The sequence of the model RefSeq protein was modified relative to this genomic sequence to represent the inferred CDS: inserted 1 base in 1 codon): MDKRKYMLAGSLSSLAPALVPSPVLASEQELVLAGEPEPALEPSTEREPAPGPTPTATAELEPALSQTLELEPAPAPEPSWPSPVAAENGLSEERPHLLAFPPDLVAEQFTLTDTELFKKGVPYHCLGSIWSQRDKKGKERLAPTVGATVSQFNSVANCVITTCLGDRSVTARARVVEHWIEVARECRVLKNLSSLYAILSALQSNSIHRLKETWEEVSRDSVRVFQKLWEIFSEENNYSLSRELLVKEGTSKFATLKMNPKRAQKRPKETGVIQGTIPYLGTFLMDLGMLDTAMKDYLYGRRINFEKRRKEFEVIAQIKLLQSACSKPEEQFRAWFRAMARLREAESYNRSCELESRSESAGNTLKAKKSTAIVTRWSDLQAPSTELSASGSSHSKSCDQLRCSPYLSGGDITDALSVHSAVSSSSDVEEIAMSFVPESPDGREKKFWESDSRSSPETSGISSASSSACSSSASTTPVTSARTHKXSVSGVSSCSASLPLYNQQVGDGCIIRVSLDVDNGNMYKSILVTSQDKAPAVIRKAMDKHHLDEEQLEQYELVQVISDQRKLKIPDNANVFYAMNSAANDDFVLKKEAFTKVAKVPHGASSTLPRMKQKGLRIAKGIF; encoded by the exons ATGGACAAAAGAAAGTACATGCTCGCAGGCTCACTCAGCTCACTAGCGCCAGCTCTAGTGCCCAGTCCAGTGCTGGCATCAGAGCAAGAGCTAGTGCTGGCTGGAGAGCCTGAGCCCGCTCTTGAACCATCAACAGAGCGAGAGCCAGCCCCGGGACCCACTCCAACAGCAACTGCAGAGCTGGAACCGGCTCTGTCGCAAACTCTGGAGCTAGAGCCGGCTCCAGCACCAGAGCCTTCGTGGCCTTCGCCTGTGGCTGCAGAGAACGGGCTCAGCGAGGAGAGGCCTCACCTCCTGGCGTTTCCTCCCGACCTGGTGGCGGAGCAGTTCACCCTGACGGACACGGAGCTGTTCAAGAAGGGGGTGCCCTACCACTGCCTGGGCTCCATCTGGTCCCAGCGAGACAAGAAGGGCAAGGAGCGCCTGGCTCCCACCGTCGGGGCCACCGTCAGCCAGTTCAACAGTGTGGCCAACTGCGTCATCACCACCTGCCTCGGGGACCGGAGCGTGACGGCCCGGGCCAGGGTGGTGGAGCACTGGATCGAGGTGGCCAGGGAGTGCCGGGTCCTCAAGAACCTCTCCTCCCTCTACGCCATCCTCTCCGCTCTGCAGAGCAACTCCATCCATCGGCTGAAGGAGACATGGGAGGAAGTGTCCAGGGACAGCGTGCGGGTCTTCCAGAAGCTGTGGGAGATCTTCTCGGAGGAGAACAACTACTCGCTGAGCAGAGAGCTGCTCGTCAAGGAGGGGACCTCCAAGTTTGCCACCCTGAAGATGAACCCCAAGAGAGCCCAGAAGCGGCCGAAGGAGACGGGTGTCATCCAGGGCACCATCCCCTACCTGGGCACGTTTCTCATGGACCTGGGGATGCTGGACACCGCGATGAAGGACTACCTGTATGGGAGGCGGATCAACTtcgagaagaggaggaaggaattcGAAGTGATCGCCCAGATCAAGCTGCTGCAGTCCGCTTGCAGCAAGCCCGAGGAGCAGTTCAGGGCCTGGTTCCGGGCCATGGCGCGGCTCAGGGAGGCGGAGAGCTACAACCGATCGTGTGAGCTGGAGTCGCGCTCCGAGTCGGCCGGCAACACTCTGAAGGCCAAGAAGAGCACGGCCATCGTCACGCGCTGGAGTGACCTCCAGGCCCCCAGCACTGAGCTGAGCGCCAGCGGCAGCTCGCACTCCAAGTCCTGCGACCAGCTCAGGTGTAGCCCCTACCTCAGCGGCGGGGACATCACCGATGCGCTCAGCGTCCACTCGGCCGTCTCCTCTAGCTCCGACGTGGAGGAGATCGCCATGAGCTTTGTCCCAGAGTCCCCCGACGGCCGGGAAAAGAAGTTCTGGGAGTCCGACTCCCGGTCGTCCCCGGAGACCTCTGGCATCAGCTCGGCATCCAGCAGCGCCTGCTCCTCCTCGGCCTCCACCACGCCCGTGACCAGCGCCCGCACCCACA CCTCCGTCTCGGGGGTCAGCAGCTGCAGCGCCTCGCTGCCGCTCTACAACCAGCAGGTGGGCGACGGCTGCATCATCCGGGTCAGCCTGGACGTGGACAACGGCAACATGTACAAGAGCATCCTGGTGACCAGCCAGGACAAGGCTCCGGCTGTCATCCGCAAGGCCATGGACAAGCACCACCTGGACGAGGAGCAGCTGGAGCAGTATGAGCTGGTGCAGGTCATTTCAGACCAGAGAAAGCTGAAGATCCCGGACAACGCCAACGTGTTCTACGCCATGAACTCTGCCGCCAACGATGACTTTGTCCTGAAGAAAGAGGCCTTCACCAAGGTGGCCAAGGTCCCGCATGGCGCCAGCTCCACTCTCCCCCGCATGAAGCAGAAGGGACTCAGGATTGCCAAGGGCATCTTCTAG